Genomic DNA from Trichoderma asperellum chromosome 5, complete sequence:
GAAGAGACCCTTCGAGGAATCCCTCTTAACACCGCCCAGCCGCAGTATCAGCCTCAGAACCAGTACGGCATGCACAACGACGGCGTAATCGCAGCTAGAGCTACGCCTGCTGGTACCGTCATGGCCTCCAACTACGACTATCGCCACAGTTACGAGCAGGATGCTCCCGAAATGCAACTCACCTCTGACGGCATCATCACCAGTACCCCTGGCCAGCGAGGGCTCGTCCTCGATCTGGCAGGATACGATGTCCAGCCGCCCATGGAATCTGCCCCTGACCGAGTCGTCACTCGCGCTCCTCTTGCTCGTAACATTGATGTCTTCCCGCCCCCACCGCACACGCCATCCACCGTTCGCACTTGGGGAAGAGATAGTGATGCCACTATTCGCCCTGTGGTAGAGAGTCCACGCAGAGAGATTGCTGGAGCGAGAGACAAGAGGAACAGCAGACAGGCACAGAGGGAAGAGTGTCTCTGAAGAGACGTGCGAAatgcagagagagacataTTCTTTTCAACAAGAGGAGATGTATCAGTAGCATCTACCTGGAGATTCCCACTCTGCTATCCAGACCGAGGAGTCTGATCGAGAGGTGGGACGTTATAAAGACATTGAAAAagcacacaaaaaaaaggaccatcTCACCATCTTGCGCAAAGAAAATAGCAGCCTAAAGGAGAGATCAAATACACTTGGGAGATTTCTAGCAGTTGGCTGGCTATTAGTGTACATGTACGGATTATATAAAAATCGGAAGGATTTTGGGAGAATGAGGCAGACGCCCCTATACTACTCTAGACACTCTGAATTGAGCTTATTTGATACGCAAGACTGGGCATCAGGCTCAAGCTGAAAGTGGTTGGTGGCGATGGTCTCTTGGAGTGCTTGTAAATGAATGCAACTTTTAAATCATGGGCAAAATAAGCACATTTATAAGTTTGCAACAAGCCTTCAATAAGAGAACATTAATCATATGAACGACATGGTTCACACAAACACAAATATaaacatcaacatcaacatgaACATCAGCATTCTTCATGGGACCATCACATTAAGTCGAAAAGTATCTAGATAGATCAAAACAAGAACCTGGCCCAGCCAATGTCCTCCTCTGCAACCCAAAAATGCATTGATCGATCCATCCCATCCCTTCCATCTTAAAACtcgtagaagaagaagaaaagaaaaaaaagggggccaCAACACTTTTGTATAATAAAGTAGGAGAGACACTTTTACAAAAAGAcaaggccctttttttttctctctctctctttctaatTCTCATTTATTTGCCCCCCTTTCCGTCGAGCGCCCTTTCAAATAGAGGTCCctgttgaagaaaaaaaaaaagaaaagaaaaaaggagcagaatacaaaaagaataaagggTTTAAAATGAGATAAAAGCACACGGTTTCTCCCTCCATTGTATCATTCTTCCAAAATCCAAAtcttagtagtagtagttagTAGTGAGGAGTGGGTTGCGGCTTCGCTCTCACACCATGTTTGCGCCTCAGTAAGCCATCGCCAATGtgtatttaaagttaaagagggCCATCTCAAGTAATGCTGTGCTCTCATGCCTGCTGTGCGATTGGTAAAGACGCAGATGATAAAAGCAACTGAGCAAGATTGTAAggcactcttttttttttttcaaaagaGCATGTTAAAAGTACACGATTTGCTATTTTATCGGCTCTTTTCTCTGTGGCGACGGCTGTTTTGTATTCTCAAAAAAGATGATGCCGTCATCTGCGTCGCTGGTTTGGAAGTGCGTAATATGGGGCTATGCGAGTTATGCGCGTTATAGCGTGTGCAGCAATTTAATGGTTTAATGCTGATATCGTAAAACAAATGATTgggcgggaaaaaaaagaaatggacAAGTGTCGAGTTAAGCTTTCAAAAAGTAGAAGCGCCGCCGAATGATGCATCAGACAGACtgatataataataaaggctcGCCAACATTTTCGATTTCGGGAATGGTGCATTTGAGATCAAATGCTTTGGAAAGAACAATTTTGAAAATCTACATTTCGTTAGCTATTCGCCTGCAGTGTACGCCgtatgaagatgagaaaaagTGCAGCCAACCTTTTGTACGTTGATGCTGTGGCTTGTACTTGAGAAGATCAATGACGCGCGCATAGCTTTGGCAAACCGTCTCGCCTAGAGTATGCAAGTCAGCAACCCTGCCGGTTACAGCGAAGAGTCTTGGCTACAGCCAGACAGCCAGCTCGCGGGCTTACCTGATTAGAAATTTCCTCCTGGTCCTGGATGGGAAAGTTGACAAAGTGGTCGTACTTGGTGCCGACCAAGACGGGGATAGCCGTCTTGTTGAATCCGCGACCCTGGCGATACCACTccttgatgctgttgagcGTGCTCTTGCGTGTCAGGTCGAACATGAAGAGGATGGCGACGGCGTCGTTGCAGACCAGCGGCAGCATGTTGACAAACTCGCGCTGGCCGCCCAGGTCCCAGATGGAAAAGGTGATTTCGGTGTTGCGGATGGAAATGGTCTTCTCCATAAAGTTGACGCCCAGCGTCTGGATATAGTCCTCGTCCCAGCTGCCCTCGACGTACTTGACCATGAGCGACGTCTTGCCAATCTGCGCATCGCCCACCATGCCGACTTTGATGACCACGTGGTTGCGTCCGTTGGCCTGGTCGCCAGAATTGGGCCGGTAGTCGTTGTACGACGCAGGCGCCGGGTTTGACAGGCCGCTGGCCGGTCTCGAGAGCGACGAGGGGCCTGCGACGGGCGGTGTCTGCCGGCTGGGCGAGTCTTCGTCGTGCCTGACGCTGCCGGAGAGGCTGTTGTCGAGCGACGGGgtctgctggtggtggtggtggtagccGTTGCTGTGCGCGGCGTCGGATGCGCCGTCGAAGCCGCCCATGGTCTCGTCGGGGCCCTGGCTCATGTCGGCGTCGTGTGAGGGGAGGAAGTCTTGCTGCTGGGAGAGATCCATCTCCAGGCTGTCGACGGCGGCGGGCGTCGTGGAGCTGAAAACGAGCGGGCCGCAGTAGGTTTCGACTAGTTCAGCTGCGAGGGATCGGAAATGAGATTTGGCGGGCGTCGAcgatggcggtgatgatgCCGATTATGATGccgataagaaaaaagggcagGCGGTATTAAATGAAGGTGCAAAGTGAGATTAAAGAAGGGCGGGTTGGTTGTTGTTCGTCTGGGTCTCGGGCGGGATCGTGGAGGGCATCAAGTTGGGCGTCGAAGTGGGCACAGAGGCGCAAAGTATtacaagaagatgaggcgTCAGAAGAGCGAAAACGAGAGAACGAAGGAGAGAAAGCTGCGATTGCCGGCAGCAGAACAAAGGAAAACGGGTCGCGGTCAGAGTCCAAAGCGCAGGTCGAGGGCTGAGACGAGAATCAGTCAATTCGGCGATGATGAGGGGTGCTGTACAGCAATTATGGTGGAAAGGCTAGCAGGGGTTTTGGCTTTTGGCTGGGGGGGAGATTTGGCGGCTGGTCTGGCCTCTCCAGAGTCCAAAGGGAGGGCGCGCGAGCTGGAGCAGGCCCGGGCCGGAATTATCAGGCGCCGCGGGCTGTGCGCTGCCCGACGGGAGCCCTATAGCTGGCTGTTGGCGGACCACTAACAGGCCACTGATGCCCAGCGAGAGGGCAATGGGCGGGTGCGGCTTTTAGGGCCGTCTGTTGGACGTGTCGTGTTGCGTTGGGCACTGCAGGCTGGCAATGGCCACAGGAAAAGGGGACATGAGCGGATCGCAGCTGGTGGGAGCAGTAGTATTGACGGCAGAACCCGTGACAGGataagatgagatggagatgagatggagattgaggCGGAACGGGATGGGGGGGGCTTTTAGACAGGAACGCTAAGCAAGAATGCTGTAAGcaacgaaagaaaaaaaaaaaaaaaggcgtgCGTAGTGATGCTGATTTGTTAATCCTACTCGATTACATATGCTGCAGGTATTGATAGCAGTACCATCTGTAAGTGGTGGGTTGCTATGCTATGAGGGATGCTGTAAACAAAGAAGCAGTGCGTCCATCAACATGCCTTGTTTACTGCACGGAGAGTTTGCTGCTTATTTTTAGCACTCGCCACATACTTTTGCACCTGCATTAGGCACGACaatttgtttttaatttacaatGTCCGCTGCCCTCAAGGTTTCTCGTGTTTGGCGCGCTGACAATTGTTAATCCCCAAACGGGTCCGGGGGTTGATGTCGTCGGTGGCCAATCAGCGCTGAGAAGCCTATGCCCAGCAGAGTATCAACAATCGAGCTTCACAGAGCGGCGGCTTGAACCATGTACTTGGTGGCTACCCACCACTGGGCTGGATGCAGCGCAAGCGCCAAAGTCAATCGATGTCGCGGCTACAGATGCGCGGTAGGCAGGACAACGCAGACAGTAGATAAAGCAGATTGATCAaatcaaagcaaagcaaatcaAAGGAAATCACAGCACAGCATTTCTAAGCAGTGGAGGATTCAACAGGACGTCTAATTTGCTTCGAATTGGTTATGTCATGTCACGTGATGATATCTCAGTCCGCCTTATCGCTGCAAGCCAGCTTTGGAGCTCCATCACATGTCATCGCAGGGCCTATCTTTGATCCTCAGCTGGGATATATACACTCATTAATatccattcattcattcattcattcattcattcatttgtacatgtatatcaATACATATACGTATACATATAGGCAAGTACATACTCATACCAAACTCTCCAGCTCCACCAAGGTATATTCATCCTCACCATCTCTTCCACGCCGCAAACCCCATCCACGCCGCCGTCCCTGCACCCGCCAAAATGCCCACCCAGACAAGCATCGCCGTGCGAATCATCTTTTGCGCAAACTGCTGCATGGCTTCGCTGTCGTTGGCGCGAGGAAACGGCTCGTCGGGAACTGGCTTGCCGAGAAACTTGGCCAGCGGCTCCCAGCCCTGCTTGAGCTCCATGGTGAGCAGCCTCTCTGAGGCGATGTTTTTGCGGACCCAGTTGTTGTATATGGACAGAGAATCTattgaaaggaaagaagaagggaaaaaaacattaGTATTCAAATTGGTAAAGTATATGAAACATGATGGCGAATTGCTGCAAGACGATGATGCACTTACCTCGAGAGAATGGCTCCCCCAAACGCTCCTCGTCACTATCCCACCAGAATACATCAAACAAGTCAGAGCCCCATTCCCAGACACGTCGAAGCACGACTGATGATCTGATCAAaccaaacaaacaaaaaaaaaaaaaactcaccatTGCTGAATCCCGCGTATCCAAACACCCGCCCATCGCCACGTCGGGCACGGCCAGAGCAACGTTGTGAACAGCCGCCACGACCCGTTGACGCTGCCCTGCTTCGTCAAGGTCATGATGCTGCTCCACCAGCGGTCGGGGTCGCGCTCTACAAGCACCACCTTGGCATCGGGATAGAGCTCGGCCAGCTCGGTGACGAAGCAGATGGCGGGGTTGTCGGTGACGGCGACGAAGCCGGCGGTGGCCTGGCGGAGGAGCTTCATCAGGATGGGCTTGTTGTGGCGGTTGGCGAAGATGTCGCACCAGAGCTTGGCATATGCTTTATATTCATCCCATGAGTAAAGTATCCAAGTCATATCATGCCACatcatgtatgtatgtttTGGCTTATAAGCAGAAATGATGTTTCGACTCACCGTCCTCtctgcccagcagctgcgTGCCGCCGTGCAGCACCGGCCCGtcaagcagcttctccaaggcCAGCGACATGGACACGGTGCCGGTGCGCGAGTAGCCGGCGCCGATGACCTGCACGGTCCGCGTCTTGTCGGTGGGGATGGACGGCACTCCGCCCATTTTGCTGCGATACAGTAGTAGGTCCTAGTATGTTGCCACCTGGCTGATGCGATGTGGCCGAGGATGCTCGCGGCGTATCCTGTGAGCAGAGACTCAACTCTCACAAGGCGGGAAAGGAGGCGGTCCTCCCCTTTTACAGCGCTGGGCGTGGCCAAGACGGCCCTGCATGTCTTGGAACACGGCGCGAGGGGCCGATGACCGACATCCGACATCCAATGCTACCTTGCCCAAGGGTGTTGCAACGATGTGCTACAGGACTGCTATAGCTACTGctaggtaggtagcagtgctagcaAGACTATTGGTAGCGTGTTGGATGATTTATAATCGCGCTGCAAATCTGAAACACACGAGCAGTAGGGTTGTAGAATAGATGGATGTGGAGTCTTTGCAAAAGTTTCGACTATCATAGTTATGTACAGATGcccattcatcatcatcaaagccaCACTATAtacactcactcactcactcactcactcactcactcactcattctcctcagccaccaaatggttctttttcttctctttctctctctctttcactcAGTcatttctctcccttttccccttttcgGTCTTGTCTTCGTTCGTTCACGCCCATTCATTTAAAACACAACCGTCTTGTGTCCGTTCAAAAACACTCTTCCCTCGGCATACCACCGCACAGCCGCGGCCAGCACCTGCGTCTCAACCGTAGATCCCTCCTCAGACAGCTTCTTGGGGTCCATGCTGTGGTCCACCCGGGTGACGCGCTGCTCGATAATGGGGCCCTCGTCGAGGTCGGCCGTGACGATGTGGGCGGTGGCGCCGATGATCTTGACGCCGCGGTCAAAGGCCTGGTGGTAGGGCTTGGCGCCGATGAAGCTGGGCAGGAAGCTGTGGTGGACTATAAATAAGAGGTTAATATTAGCAAGGCATACATGGATCCCGAGAACAGAACTCACTGTTGATAATCTTGCCCGACATGGCCTCGCACAGCTTGGGCGACAGCACCTGCATGTACCGCGCCAGCACCACCAGCTCGATGTTGTGCTGCTTGATCAGCTCCAGCACCTGcgcctcctgctgctgcttggtgTCCTTTGTGACGGGCAGGTGGTGGAACTCGATGCCGTAGCTCTTGGCCAGCGCCTCAAAGTCCGGGTGGTTGGACACGATGATGGGCACCTCGATCAGCAGCTGGCCCGTCTTCATGCGGAACAGCAGGTCGTTGAGGCAGTGGCCAATCTTGGACACCATGATGAGCACGCGCGTCTTGCGCTTGAGAGGCCGGAAGTTGTACTCCATGCCGTACTCGGCCGCGAGCGCCTGGAAGTCGGGCTCGAGGTGCGCCGTGGACGCGGCGTCGGCGGCCGGGGCCGGGCCGAAGTGCACGCGCATGAAGAAGCGGTTGGTGTCCGGGTCGGAGAACTGCTGCAGGTCGAGCACGTTGTGGCCCTTGGAGGCGAAGATGCCGGTCACGGCGTGGACGATGCCGGGCTTGTCGGGGCAGCTGAGCGTGAGGATGTGGCCGGTGGAGGACGACATGGCGATggtgttttgttttgttttgttttgcttttttttgttgttgctgttgaagCTGGCTGGCAGCAGGGGAGTGTTGAAAAGGTGGGAGGAAGTAGGAGAATgggaaggcaaaaaaaaaaagtgaggcTATCTCGAAAGCTGGGTCCAGATAAGATGGCAGGTGAGCTAAAGATTTAAAGTTGGGCTTAGTACAGACCACCAGCGATTCAATTGGAGCAGGGCACAGAGTATTAAAACTCCAGAAAAGaacgaagagaaggaaaaatagAGGCCAgcttagtattttttttttcttctattggTTTCGGAGTCATCCCCATCCCCCGGAAGTAGCTCGGCGAGTTGCCAAGTCGACGGTCTGACTCTTTTTCCTAGCTTGAGACCTGGCCCGGAGTCTCCACCGGGTCTAGATGCTCCAATTGAGCTTCTATTTGCTTCCAGCCAATATGTAGCACTCGAGCAGGCTGGATCGCATAAGCCAGCGTCGCATTCTATTGACGAACTAATATCTGCTGAGCTGCGATTTTACTATCGATATTCTTGGACTATTCCCCCCACCCTCTGCTATTCGCCAATGGCTGTCAGCGGGTAAATTCACTGATTGCCGATTACGGAGTCGGTCCCGGGCCGGTGGGGCTCCGATTTGGGCATCTGCTTCGCTTGACAGCGTCACTCGCCGAAGCTGAGTAAACTGGTGGTGAGCAGTGATTGAGGCTTGTTGCTGTTTTGACCTCATATCGTTGGATGTGGCATGAGATTAGATGATTTAACTTATGtagatgagatgatgaacTGATTGGGCTGGAATGTAGAAACAATGCTTTGTTGGTGATATTCCGAAACCATCAACAATGGGAAACGAAAGCCATAGTGATTGTATAGATAATTATATTGAGTATAAAGTGAAACAGGGTATTATCGTTAAAGCATCAATCACAAcaattcatcatcttccaccATTATACGTATGCAGTCTCTCATCCTCCTGCCAACCAGTGAACAGTTCTTTCACGTTTCCAATCTCCCCCTCACTGAAAATTGGCATACAAAGAGAATTGAAAGTGCAGAGCCAGTCGGCAAATCAACCAACAACCATCTACACCATCTGGTCTCCATGAGCATGCGTCGTGCCCCCAACCGCCCGCCGAGGCACCGTCGGGTTCGCATACTCGCCATTCACTCCACTGACACCTCCAGCACCATTATGATATCCATTCACTCCACCAACACCATTATGATATCCATTCACTCCACCAACACCGTTATGATATCCATTCCCATGGTGTCCATATCCATTCGACGGCTCCATCTTCCCATTACTAACTCCAGCACCGGCAGCACCAACTCCACCCCCCGCAAAGCTCTCACTCCCCCACCCCACGCGCCTCGTAAACGTCGCCCCAAACAAATCCCCATTGCCAACCGCGTAGGGAAACGCCACGCCCCGGTTCAGCGGGATGTGGTTGAAGCGCCAGTCCCAGATGGCCGCGTACGTCATGCGGTACCCCGAAAAGGCCATGGCCGTGCCGATGATGGCGCCGGCCACCACGTCGTACCAGTTGTGGAACTCGTCAATGGTGAGCGCGCCGCCGATGAGCACCGCGCCGAGGATGGGCGCGTAGAGCACAATGAGCTTCCACATGGCGGGGTGGTAGTTGGAGAagaccttgagcttggcgttGAGGTACAggtagaggaagacgaagccTGCAAAGGCGGCCGTCGTATGGCCGCTGGGGAACGACTCCAGGCTGTCGTCAATCTGATCTGGGTCTCCGGTGCAAATGTCCCGTGTAAAGTAAATCTGCTGGAACCCGGCCCTGTCTAGGCCCTGGGTGGTGACACGGCTCATGTCCGGCTTGCACACGTCCAGGAAGTGAGGCCGAAGACCGCCGATGAGCCATTTGCAAAACACCTGGAATACGGCGGCAGAAATGAGGGAATACAAGAGGCCAAGGACGCCGTTGTTGACATCCCAGAATGAGCGGATGCGGATCTGCATAACCAGGATGACCGCAATGGGGATGATGGAGGCGAGAAAAGCGGCCAACCAGATGGGGACAATCTCTTTGCGATAGGGATAGCCAAACTCGGGCCAGACAATCTCGCCATCGGAGAAGGTAACGGGGAACGATCGAGTCGGTGCAGGTTTGGCCTCGTAAATCTATTCAAATTAAGCCAGTTTAGTAATCATCTCATCTCCGAAAGCGTGCAACCATCACTTACACCAAGACCAATAGCTCCCATAGCCACCATGGTCAAGATATCCAGCCAGGTAAACTTGAGCCACTGGCCAAAGCTGGGCCGCGTGTGCATCGAGTACGCCTGGTGACGGCTCCCATGGCCACCACGGCCAAATCCCCAGCCTCGtcgcgtcgtcgtcgtcgtcgtcgtcgtatTGTCGGCGGCTGGAGCAGCGGCCCTCGACGGGGACCGAGCTCTGCGTCCAAAGAGAGCCATGGCTATCGCTTTGCTGTGGCCCTATACAAGACAAGAAAAGCTATAAAAGGCAATCGCCAGCAAATgatattaaaagaagaagaaaaatcgcTGGACAAAGCACCGCTTTAGCGCTGCCCAAATGCACTCAGAAACAGATGCTGAGGAAAGCTGGTTGATCGTTCCTTCGCCTCTCTCCAGCTGTCAACACCACGTTCTACCAcatataatatataactttttcaACACCACACTCAACCAGCATTTTGGATCGTCGCCCAACCTGACGTCAGCCATGTCACTCAACACAGCAAATCCTTCCGTCATCGTCACAACCGCTGCAGCTCTGGAAGCTTCACCATCGTTGCTGATTGTCTGGCGTTGGCCCAACTCCCCCTGCACGCTCCCACAAATCAGAGTCCCTCAGCGCATGAATAGCGTCATACAACGGCAACAAGCTTGGCAGTAGAGTTGTTTTTGGGCCGGCGCCTTTATTCCGGGTGGTGGGACAAGGGGGAGCCCAATCAAAACGTCATATGCTTGTCATTGTCATCGAGATTCCGGCGCGGCGCACCCACTTTCTGTTTTGGGGAAGCTTCACCGAAAGGCTGGTCATGCCTCACCGAGTTCACCGAGTTGACCAGTCCGCGTATAATAGCGTATCAAGTGCATATAATATCCAATAATAGAAACAGTTCATTCCGGTAAATCCAATTTGCCTAAGTTCTCCATCCAAATTTCTCCATAAAAGACCGTATCAAGTGAATATCCACTCTCCCTGCAAAGACCGTATCAAGTGAATATCCACTCTCCCTGCCAATTGTCTCCACCTTCAAATGTAAAACATACTATCCCTCAGCCTCTCATGAATCTGCACGTCCTGCCCAGATGCCGCATGGCCTCCCTCCGCACCCTCTGCCACCGACGGTGCCGCTGAGTTGCTCGGCGAGTCAAACAAGTGACTGAGATAGCACCGCGCTCGCTCACACAAAATATCCGCATAGTACGCCGGCGTGCAGTAACTCACGGCCTTGGTGGCTCGGCCAAATATGTAACACATGCTCTGAGTCAGATCCTGGAACTCGTCCGCTATGTTCTTGCCCGGCGTCTTTGCATATTTCTGCCGGAAAATCTCGTCCAACACGACATAGTAGTGCCCTGGCCGTGCGGTTCCCTGTAGCGCTGTGTGTGCCTGAAGGAAGAAGTCCCAGTTGCGGGCTTCTGTCACGCCTCGGTCGACGACGGTGCCAGATTTAGTGTTGCCCGAGTTGTCAGCGTCAGAGGCTGCAGTGGGATAGAAACGTGTATGGTGGCGCTTTCCCACAACAGCAATAGTCAAGCGAGGCAAACCCTTCTTTTGATCAGCAACCGGGTAAACCTGTTTACAAACCGCGCGTATCAGCGGCAGCTCCTCATCCAACACTGTCT
This window encodes:
- the SPG1 gene encoding septum-promoting GTP-binding protein 1 (BUSCO:EOG092D3YIQ) — encoded protein: MDLSQQQDFLPSHDADMSQGPDETMGGFDGASDAAHSNGYHHHHQQTPSLDNSLSGSVRHDEDSPSRQTPPVAGPSSLSRPASGLSNPAPASYNDYRPNSGDQANGRNHVVIKVGMVGDAQIGKTSLMVKYVEGSWDEDYIQTLGVNFMEKTISIRNTEITFSIWDLGGQREFVNMLPLVCNDAVAILFMFDLTRKSTLNSIKEWYRQGRGFNKTAIPVLVGTKYDHFVNFPIQDQEEISNQARRFAKAMRASLIFSSTSHSINVQKIFKIVLSKAFDLKCTIPEIENVGEPLLLYQSV
- a CDS encoding uncharacterized protein (EggNog:ENOG41~TransMembrane:1 (o237-258i)), with protein sequence MGGVPSIPTDKTRTVQVIGAGYSRTGTVSMSLALEKLLDGPVLHGGTQLLGREDAYAKLWCDIFANRHNKPILMKLLRQATAGFVAVTDNPAICFVTELAELYPDAKVVLVERDPDRWWSSIMTLTKQGSVNGSWRLFTTLLWPCPTWRWAGVWIRGIQQCDEERLGEPFSRDSLSIYNNWVRKNIASERLLTMELKQGWEPLAKFLGKPVPDEPFPRANDSEAMQQFAQKMIRTAMLVWVGILAGAGTAAWMGFAAWKRW
- a CDS encoding uncharacterized protein (TransMembrane:1 (o12-38i)~EggNog:ENOG41) is translated as MASADDNHKPVSVHLVIAIILAVLIFLNILIGIVYLLIPKDWLECHGAAHRRAAAAAEDGGGFYHRARRNPHHGYHVARSIYISGSEGQQVTIINGVVEVDDELDAWAYWATDSEETLRGIPLNTAQPQYQPQNQYGMHNDGVIAARATPAGTVMASNYDYRHSYEQDAPEMQLTSDGIITSTPGQRGLVLDLAGYDVQPPMESAPDRVVTRAPLARNIDVFPPPPHTPSTVRTWGRDSDATIRPVVESPRREIAGARDKRNSRQAQREECL
- a CDS encoding uncharacterized protein (TransMembrane:6 (i58-80o115-135i147-168o223-241i253-275o281-299i)); translated protein: MALFGRRARSPSRAAAPAADNTTTTTTTTRRGWGFGRGGHGSRHQAYSMHTRPSFGQWLKFTWLDILTMVAMGAIGLGIYEAKPAPTRSFPVTFSDGEIVWPEFGYPYRKEIVPIWLAAFLASIIPIAVILVMQIRIRSFWDVNNGVLGLLYSLISAAVFQVFCKWLIGGLRPHFLDVCKPDMSRVTTQGLDRAGFQQIYFTRDICTGDPDQIDDSLESFPSGHTTAAFAGFVFLYLYLNAKLKVFSNYHPAMWKLIVLYAPILGAVLIGGALTIDEFHNWYDVVAGAIIGTAMAFSGYRMTYAAIWDWRFNHIPLNRGVAFPYAVGNGDLFGATFTRRVGWGSESFAGGGVGAAGAGVSNGKMEPSNGYGHHGNGYHNGVGGVNGYHNGVGGVNGYHNGAGGVSGVNGEYANPTVPRRAVGGTTHAHGDQMV